The Candidatus Methylomirabilota bacterium region CTGCACCGCGGGCTCCTGCGCCGTGATCGCCGTCACCATCGGCTGGAGGCGCTTGAGCTCCCGCTCGTTTTTGGTGCCCACCACCTTCGAGACCCACTTCATGAACATCGTGCCATCCTCTCCTTGCTGTCGGCTCGGCCTGCCACGCGGATCCTACCATAGACGCGGGAGGGCTTCAATGCCGAAAGGGACGCTCGAAGGCAGAAGCAAGTAGAATGATCTTAGCGGGGGGACTTTCGAATCAGTAACAAAAACCCCTAGAGGACGGTTCCCCTAAGGGTCTGACCCACACGCAGTAACCAAGCAATCCGAGTGCTACTCGGCCGATTCACCGCTCCCGAGATATTTTACGGTTTCCGGGTCGATGACATACTTGGTTGGATCAACAGGCACATCATTCACCTGAATCTCATAATGAAGGTGAGGCCCGGTCACGCGGCCCGTTGCCCCCACCAAGCCGATCACGTCCCCTCTTCTCACCTGCTGACCCTGAGAGACCTTTTGTTGTTGTAAATGAGCGTAGAAGGTGGAGATCTTATTGCCGTGGCTCACTGAGACGACATTGCCGAAACCGCCGAGCGGTCCCGTATACGTGACGATCCCGTCGGCCGGGGCGATGACCGGCGTCCCGACGCTGTTCGAGATATCGACGCCTTCATGCATCTGTCGTTGCCCGGTGAAGGGGGAGCGGCGCTGCCCGAACCCGGCCGTGAGCCACCCTTTGACCGGCCAGATCGTCGGGGTGGAGGCCAGGAGGCTCCGCTTTGCTTCAAGCGCCTGGATTAGACCCTGAAAGCTCTTGTTGCGATCATTCATCTCACGGCTTAAGCGATCGAGCTCACCGCCGAGGTTATCAACCCCGATCTTTGTCGACGAGCCGCCAGGTGAGGTCTGATGAGCGAGAGCCGCCACCATTAGAGCGCGCGAACTTAAGGTGTCCGCCCCGCCCACGCCAACCATCGAACTCTCCGCATTCTTCACGTCCAGCCCGGCTGCCGTCCGTAACCGGAGGTCGAACTCTCGGAGCTGGACCATTTGATTGTCGAGACGTTCAAACTTCTGCAACAGGGTGGCCTGTTCGCTCGATACTGTTCGAAGCTGACGGAGTTCCAGTAAGTGACCGGTGTGGCTTACCGTCTGATAGATAAGAAATACAAAGGCCACGCCAATGAGGCCTGCGGTGACAGTAAGCGCGCTAAAGAGGGGTTTTGTAATGTGAAACCTTCGAATCTGAGAACTGGCATCGGGAAGGACAAGGACCGTATAAAACTTCTTCGCCATCGAGCCGGATCCTTTCCAAGTTTATTTCGGTTACGAGCTACATATAACCGATGAGCATGGAGGGAAAAAACAGCCTTTTATATCAAGAACAACGGGAAGATGTCAAGCGTTTTTCGTTCTCTACGCCGGGCTCATTGTCAAATAGCGTTATGGCGTTACCCAGATCCGGCCGTTCGGATCTTCCACGATTTCGCCGATGAGTGTGGCGGCGGGTGTCTTATGCTCCCGCAGGCGCTGAATCAGGGCCGTAGTCCTGTCCTTCGGCACCGCGATCAGGAGGCCACCGGAGGTCTGGGCATCGCACAGGATCAGTTGGGCCTCGTTGCGAATCCCAGGATTCCACACGATGGCCCCTTGCAGTGATTCATAGTTGCGTTTTGTCCCGCCGGGACAGATCCCCTCTTGGATCAGATCCCAGGCCTCAGGGAGAATAGGGACCTTCGAAAGCGATACCCGTGCACCAACCTCGCTGCCCGCCGTCATCTCGTGGAGGTGGCCCAGCAGCCCAAAACCCGTGACGTCTGTGCACGCGTGAGCGCCGACCGCCACCATAGCCTCCGATGCGTCTTTATTCAGTGCTGCCATCAGAGCTACAGCAGCATTAATTGTCGGTTCCGAGGCTTTGCCGCGCTTGATAGCCGTGGTGACGATTCCAATGCCGAGCGGCTTGGTCAACACCAGATCATCCCCGATGAAGGCGGTCGAGTTCTTGAAGATCTTCGCAGGATCGATCAGCCCGGTCACGACGAGCCCATATTTTGGCTCCGGGTCGTCGATACTGTGTCCTCCGATAATCGGGGCCCCGGCCTCGCGGGCCTTGTCGGCGCCGCCACGCAGGATGTCCCCCAGGATACTCAGCGGGAGCGACCCGACTGGAAAACCAATGATATTGAGGGCGAACAGTGGTATGGCGCCCATGGCGTAGATGTCGCTCAGGGAGTTGGCGGCGGCGATCAGGCCACAGCTATACGGGTCGTCCACCACGGGCGTGATGTAGTCCACGGTCTGGACGATCGCCCGCCCGCTATCCAGTTGGTAGACGGCGGCATCATCGGAGGTTTCTGCCCCGACTAGTATTCGAGGATCGCTATATTTCGGCAGTTGGCCCAGGACCTGGGCCAGATCAGCAGGGCTGATCTTGCACGCTCAGCCCGCCCCATGCGACAAAGACGTGAGTCGAATCTGTTGAGCACTCATCATTGAGCCCCTTAAGGCGTTACTGGAAGGTTTCCGGCTCGCAGGCCGATTGGTTCTTTTTGTCACCCGATGAACTCGCATACTGGACTCCTGCAATCCGCAGAAGATGCCGGACCGCTGCGGCGCCAAGCATTCCGATCAGGACTCCCCAGAGCGCTCCGCCCAGCACATCAAGCGGATAATGCGAGCCGACATAGATTCGGGAATATCCAACGAGAGCGGCTGCAAGGAACCAGACGAACCCTGATCGCGAGTAATTATAAGAGAGAAACGTAGCCAAGGCAAACATGTTGGCGGCGTGATTGGAGGGAAAAGAGAATGAACGGACACGCAAGCAGGCAGTCGCGTTGAGGACGCCACATGGTCTGATCCGTTGGAACAGATCCTTCAAGAGCTGGCTGGTTTCATCGGTGAGTAGAATCAGAGCGATGGCGGACACGGCTATGATGCGATCACGTTTTGGACGGAAGAGCAATACGTAACCAAGGAGGGCGGCCGCCGGGAGGGCGAAGTTCCATTTATTGCTGACGAAGGGCATCAGGAGATCGAGGAACCGGTTCCGCAGGCTTCCGTTGATCAGGTGGAATCCAGTTTCATCCCACTCGCGCAGTCTCTCCAGCCACGGTAGAACAGACATAGTGTGTTTCGCCGTTTAAGGGTCCATCTGGTGCTGCGAGTGACCGACTAGAAACACGATCCCCCCTAACCCGCTACAGAGGACCGTGACAGCGAACCAGAGTAAGGACAGGCTGAGTGCGCCCGCAGAATCCAGGCCGACCCTGGTGAAGAGGTACACGGCGCTCCCCTCCCGGAGACCTAGACCCCCGACCGAGATTGGCAGCATCGAGATGACGCTGATCAACGGGATAAATAGGAAGAAATAGCGGAGAGGGACGGACAGGTTGAGCGCCTGTGAGATCAGGTAGAAGATCGTGATGACCAGCGACTGCAGAACCAATGAGAGCCCCAGCGCGAGCAGGAGGGCCGGTCGGTGGGTCCAATACTGTTGGACCGCTTCGTATAGCCGATGGACCTGGTCGTGAAACCTCCCAAGACCCACGCCAAGCAGCAGTCTGAAGAACAGCGCCTGGAGTCGATCACTCAACAGTGAAGCGATAAGGGCAATCATTCCTGCCGCGGAGCCGGCCGTCAACCAGACGATAAGCGGGTCGCTCACGTAAGCATATGCGGGGATGATGGCGATGCAGGCGATGATGGCCAGCGCGGCAAAGCCGGAGAGCCGTTCCACAAGGATAGAGGCCACCGATGCCTCACGCCGTTCCGTCAGGCGTGAGATCTGATAGCCCCGAACCAGATCGCCGCCGATAGCGGTCGGCAGCATCAGGTTGAAGAACATCCCCTCCAAGTACAGCAGGATGAGGCGCCAGAACGGGAGATGGATCTTCTCAGCCTGAAGCAGACACCTCCAGCGTACCGTACTGAGCAACTGAGCCAGCAGATAGAGGAGAATGGATCCGAAAAAGATCGGGACGCGCAGGGAGCGGAAGAGGGTACCGAGCGCTTGCAGATCGGTCCTGGATAAGAGCAAAGCCAGCAGCGCGGCGCTCACGATGAGCTTCAGTCCAAGCCGCCAAGCCTTGGCCGCGGACCTATTGACGAAGCTCACTCAAGTCACCTCCAGTCTTCACCCCATGGATCGTTCGCTGGACCATGTAGATCGGTTTGCGCTGCGTTTCGTGATAGACCCGCGCCACCATTTCACCGAGCAGGCCCATGCCCACCAGTTGCACCCCCAGTATCAGGAGGAGGACTGCCAGCAGCAAGAGCGGTCGCCCGCCGATCGGCTGGCCCGCGAGCAGTTTAAGGCCGGCCAGATAGAGGAGCAACCCGCCGCCGCAAACTCCGACGGTCAGCCCTAACCCGCCGAAGATTTGAATCGGGGACGTGCTGAATCGGAGCAGGAATTTCACGGCGATCAGGTCCAGGAGGACCCGCACCGTTCTGAGGATGGAGTACTTCGAGCGTCCGAATCGCCTGGGACGGTGATTCGTCTTGACCTCGGCGATGGCGACTCCCATCCAACTGGCGATGGCGGGAATGAACCGATGCAACTCACCGTACAGCCGGAGATTGTCCACCACTACCCGCCGATATGCCTTCAGGGTGCATCCATAGTCGTGAAGCTTTACGCCGGTTGTCACGGAGATGAGCCAGTTCGCAAGCATCGAGGGAATCCGCCTGGAGAGGAATGGGTCCTTTCGTTCGGCCCTCCAGCCACTGACGACATCGTAGTCCTGGATCAACTCCAGTAGCCTCGGGATATCGGCCGGATCGTTCTGAAGATCCCCATCGAGGGTCACGATCACGTCGCCCTTGGCGTGGTCAAAGCCGGCGGACAAGGCGGCGGTCTGCCCGAAGTTCCGTCGAAGCACCACCACACGCCATCTCGGGTCGTCCTTGACGATCGCCTCAAGGGTGGCCAGCGTCCGATCTGTGCTGCCATCATCCACGGCGACCACCTCGTAGGGCTGTCCAAGACCGCCCAGAGCCTCGACGATCTCGCCATGGAGGGGCCAGACGTTCTCTTCCTCATTACAAAAGGGGATGACAATGGACAGCCACGGCGTCCGCATTTAGTACCCGAGCTGCTGAGCCGGAGGGAACCCCCGGAAACCGTAACAGCGAAAGATTGACCACGAGCTAAGGGTACGCGACTGGCCGACCTTCGAGAGGTGAGTCAGTCGCTCCGGTTTCACCGTGTCGAAGGAGCGAAGAACGGCATCAGGAGGATCAGGCCGATCTGTCACGAAGATGGCGTCCCAACCCCGAACCTCGTCGGTTCCTCCCCATATGTCAAACTGGTTCATTCGCCGCCCGAGCTGGATGTTATATGTGTTCGGGTGGGCCGGCACATAGAACATCACCTCGCTGGCAACCTGATACCGGTCGCTGAAGACGAACGTCGGTCTGCTTCGGCTCATCTCCTGATAGACTGCGCTGACCTGCGTTCCCAGTTCTGCCCATCCTCTAAGGCGCCGTGTCAGATCGAGCTTGTGAGGGAGCGGAAGGCCAACCGAGGCAAGGGCGTGCGGAAAGTGACCAATGGTGCTGACAAGGAACCCGCTTACCAACGCGCAGGCGAAAAGCGTACGACCGCGCGTCCATCGCCAGGTAGAGACACCATGGGCAGATGAGCCTGATCGCCACTTGGCGACAGCGATGACCGCAGCAACAAAAGCTGGCGCGGCCCAGTTCGCCTGTACCTTTGTCCACAGGCTGGTGATGACGCAGACGATCAGCAGGGGTACCGAGGCGCAAAAGAGAAAAAGTGACGTGTCATCACTGCGTCGGTTAAGCCCGGTTCGTCCGACCTCCCACAGCCCGATCATGAGCACAACGAACAGTACGGGGGTGACCACACCCACCTGGGATGCTACAAACTCCCCCAGAGTCTTTGCCGGTATAACTCTCTCCTTTCCTGCTCCAAGCTGCTCCAGGAGGTGGCGAAACGAGACCAGGTCGTGCGTTGCGTTCCAATATATGACAGGGGTAAAGAGGAGGAGTCCCACACCGAGAGCGAGGTAGGGACCTGACCGCCGCATCCAGAACCGATGGTCCCGGGACAATGCAAGATACAGGAAGGTCTGTGGTACGATGGCTGCCATCGTGTATTTACTGAGCAGACCAAGGCCGAGGCCGATTCCCGCAAGGAGCCACCAGCCGTTCCCGTCCGCCGAGAGCGCGCGGTGGATCAACAATAGCGTGAGCGACCAGAAGAATACCAGCGGCGCATCGATCGTCATCAAGATTGAACCCGCCTCGGCGAGCGGCATGGCGGCGAGGAGCAGCACCGCTTCCAAGCCGGCCCATGTGGAGCGACAGAGCCGAACCGCCAACAGAAACGTGAGGAGGACGGTTCCAGTTGACAGCAGGACTGCAGGAAGCCGAATGAAGAATTCGCTGTCACCCCCCAATTGGGTAGACAGGGCGATGAGGTAGGCCACCATCGGCCCTTTACTATAGTAACTCCAGTTCAGTTGCTTCGACCAGGTCCAATAGTGCGCCTCATCGGGCGCCAGATTGAACCGGCCTGAGTTGATGAACCAAAGGTGAAAGGCGGTCACGAAAATAAGGAAGAATAGGAACAACAGCGACGCCTGCCGGCAACTCGCTGAGTACGCCCAATCCATGAACGATCCCCTGGGGTATGGGGTCTGTGGCAAGGGGAGTTCAGGAGCGGCGCTTCTGGAGCGCGCGATCTTTTTCCTCCACTTCTGAGGCCAGAGCCTCTTTGAATGATTCCAGCTTGTGTCGGAGGGCCTCATCCGACAGCGCCAAAATCCGCGCAGCGAGGACACCGGCGTTCTTTGCCCCTGCCTCGCCGATGGCCATAGTTGCAACCGGAACACCCCCGGGCATCTGGACGACGGAAAGAAGCGCGTCCAGACCCTTGAGCGAACTCGAGGCCAGTGGCACCCCGATAACCGGCAGAGTGGTCTGGCCTGCAATGACGCCGGCGAGGTGAGCCGCTGCCCCGGCCCCGGCGATGATGACCCTGATTCCTCTCGTCTCGGCTTGCCGGACATAGTCCAGGGTCGCGTGGAGGGAACGATGGGCGGAGCTGATTTTGAGCTCGAACGGAATTCCAAACCGCTCCAGCGCCTTGGCGGTGAGTTCCATCACTGCCAGATCGGAGTCGCTGCCCATGACGATCCCAACTATCGGTTGCGTTGCCATATTGTTATGAGACTCTGGCGAGGGCGCGGCCGCCGATGTCGGTCCGGTAGTGCGCGCCCTCCCAATGGATCTTCTTCACCGCCCGGTACGTGGTGGCGATCGCCCCTTGGAGGTCTTGCCCGAGGCCGGTGACACCAAGAACCCGTCCGCCGCCGGTGAGGACTTGGTCGTTTGTACGGCTGGTTCCGGCGTGGAAGATCATGACGCCAGGCTCGGCAGCCGCTTCTTCGAGCCCGGCGATCAGGGCACCCTGTTCGTACGGGCCGGGATAGCCTTTTGAGGCCATGACCACGCAGACGCTGGCGTCCGGCTTCCAGTCGATCGTCTGGTCCCGCAGTCGGCCGTCCACGACGGCCTCCAGCAGCGGAACCAGGTCGGACTTCATTCGTAGAAGCAGCGGCTGCGCTTCGGGATCGCCGAGTCTCGCGTTGAACTCGAGCACCTTGATCTCGCCCGCGCTGATCATCAGGCCGGCATAGAGGACGCCTTTGTACGGTCGTCCTTCGGTTGCCATCCCTGTGACGGCCGGGATCATGACCCGTTCCATAATCTGCTGTTGGATCGAGTCGGTGATGACCGGCGCGGGAGAGTAGGCGCCCATGCCGCCGGTATTGGGACCCTGGTCGTCATTGAACACGCGTTTATGATCCTGGGATGATGCCAGCGGCAAGACGGTCTCTCCGTCAGTCAAGGTGTGGAAGGAGACCTCCTCTCCCTCCAGGTACTCCTCGATTACGACCCGCTCGCCGGCGTTGCCAAAGAGACGCTCTTCCATGATCTTGTTCACCGCATCCAGCGCCTCGGACAGATCGGAACAGACGATGACCCCCTTGCCCGCCGCCAGGCCATCGGCCTTCACGACCAGGGGGGTGCCGATCTCTCGGATGTATCGCTTGGCCTCCTCTGCCCGGTCAAATGACTGAAAGAAGCCGGTGGGGATATGGTATTTTTTCATGAAGCTCTTGGCGAAGACCTTGCTTCCCTCAACGATGGCGGCATCCTTCCGGGGTCCGAAGATACGGAGTCCGCGGCGCTCGAATTCATCTACGATGCCGAGGGTAAGGGGCAGCTCAGGCCCTACGACGGTGAGGTCGATCCGTTTTCGCTCAGCGAAATCAGCCAGGAGGCGGATGTCGGAGGCGCTGATCTGAACACATTCCGCCACATCGCTCATCCCGGCGTTTCCCGGCGCGGCCCAGACCTTCGTCACCTTCGGACTCTGGGCGATCTTCCATGCGAGGGCGTGTTCTCGACCGCCCGCGCCGATCACAAGAACCTGCATTGAAGTTCCTCTCCGTCTCTCCCTGGTCCCGGTCTCAATGGCGGAAGTGTCGAATACCGGTGAAGACCATCGCGATGCCGGCCTCATCCGCTGCTTGGATTACCTCAGCATCGCGGATCGAGCCGCCAGGCTGGATGATCGCGGTCACGCCCGCCTCAGCCGCCACGTCCACCCCGTCCCGAAACGGAAAGAAGGCGTCGGATGCGAGGACCGTTCCCTTGGTGGATGAGACGGCCTTCATGACAGCCAGCCGGCAGGCATCGACCCGGCTCATCTGTCCGGCGCCGATCCCCACCGTAGCGCAGGTGTTTGTCAGGACGATTGCGTTGGACTTTACATGCTTAGCCACCTTCCAGGCGAACCGAAGGGCTTGCATTTCGGCATCAGTGGGCTTGCGGCGAGTTGCCACACGGAGGGGGCCGGGGTCCAGGTCGATCTGATCACGCTCCTGCGCGAGCATCCCTCCAACGATCGGCCGCAGTTCACGGGCCGTGTGATCAGGGCGCGTCGTTGGCGGCCAAGACTCGATCAGTAAAAGCCGAAGCGCCTTCTTTTCTCGAAGGATGGCAAGCGCCGTCGCATGGTATCCCGGCGCAACAACCGCCTCCACAAAGGTGGCAGCGAGCTCCCGCGCGGTCTCAGCATCCACCGGGCGGTTGAGGCCGAGGACCCCGCCGTAGGCTGAGGTTGGATCTGCGGCCTGGGCGCGCTGATACGCCTCACTCAGCCGGGAACCGATGCCGACCCCACAGGGATTCGTGTGCTTGACAACGACCGCGACAGGCTCATCAAACTCTTTAGCCAGGGCGAAGGCTGCGTCAAGGTCCACGAGGTTGTTGAACGAGAGTTCCTTCCCCTGAAGCTGTGTGGCCGTCGCCACAGAAGGTTCACTCGCGAGGGCGTCGCCGTACAGGGCAGCCTGCTGGTGCGGGTTCTCGCCGTAACGAAGTTGCTTCAGCCTGACCAGGCGAAGATCGAGGAGATCCGGGAACGCGAATGGACCCGCCTCACCACATTGCCCCTTCAGATACGCGGCGATCAGTGTATCGTAACGCGCCACGTGCTCGAAGGCCTTCGTCGCTAAATGCAACCGGCGGGTCCGCGATAGGCGGCCCTGTCCTTGCTGGAGTTCTGCACTGACCGCAGTGTAATCGGTCGGATCAACGACAATCGCAACATCCTCAAAATTCTTTGCAGCAGCCCGAATGAGGCTTGGGCCGCCGATATCGATCTGCTCGATGGCCTCCTCCAGCGTAGCGCCGACCTTGGAGATGGTGGCCTCGAAAGGGTACAGGTTGATGATCACAAGGTCGATAGGTGAAATGCCGAGTTCTTGCAGTTGCCGCTGGTGCTCGGGGTCGCGCCGTCGCGCCAAGATGCCGGCATGAATCCTCGGATGGAGTGTTTTGACTCGCCCGTCCAACATTTCGGGGAAGCCCGTGATGTCGGCCACATCTACCACCGGGATATTGGCTTCACGCAGGGTGCGCGCCGTTCCCCCGGTAGAGATGATCTCGATGGACAGATTCTGTAGGGTTGATGCCAGTTCAATCAGCCCGGCCTTATCGGAGACGCTGATTAAGGCCCGCCGGACCCGCACCAACCCCTGATCGTTCGTTCGTCCGTCCGACATTGTCATGGATTCATTGCTCCCCAGGCTTGCTTTCCATGTTGCTGTAGGATATCAGTCCCATGGCAGAATACCCGGCGATCGCGAACCTCCAGCCACCCTTCGGCGAAGAGTTGAATCGCCCGCGAGTAGATCTGGTGTTCGTATGTGAGGATACGAGCCGAGAGCGACTCTTCGGTATCCTCGTCCAGTACGGGGACCGCCGCCTGCATAATGATGGGGCCGGTATCGATTCCCTCGTCCACAAAGTGAACAGTGCAGCCGGAGACTTTTGCGCCGTACCAAAGCGCCTGGCGCTGGGCGTGCAGCCCGTGGAAGGCTGGAAGGAGCGCCGGGTGAATATTCATGATCCTGTTGCGATACTCCCGAATGAAATGAGGGCTCAGTAGACGCATGAACCCGGCCAGGCAGACCAGCCCTACATCGTGTTTGCGCAGCAGATCGATAACCGCCCCATCGAACTCTTCACGCGTGTGGTGCAGAGATGGATCGACAAAAGCTGTCTCGATTCCATATTGGCGAGCCCGTTCGAGGGCGTGAGCCGCTGCCACGTCACTGATAACGATGGCGACGAGCGCATCGATCTTCCCGGCTTTACTGGCGTCGATGATCGCCTGTAGATTACTTCCTCGACCGGAGGCCAGCACGCCAAGTCTGAGCCGTTTCTGCATGCCCTCTCGAACCCTTATTTACCGGTATGCTGCACACGTATCGTGTTTGGTCGCCGGTGTGCTTGGCTCAGTATTATTTTCACAGGGTAGTTTTGCCGCGGAACGACACATCAGTGGACTTCGCACACGTTACGGTGCGCTCAGAGCGATGTCCGACTCTCCACCACATGGACATCAATAGAGAATGCAACGATAGCAGAAAGGGAGGTAATGGGCAAGAGCATTATAGCGTTCAAAAATAGCGGATTGACGTGCTTACAGACGCCGTCGCCAGGTTGGAGAGGGCTATTCCTTTGCCCCGGCTTCCTTGAGGATCTGCACGACCTCGTTCTCGCTCCTGTTATACGCGATCATCATGGCCGTGACGCCGTTGTTGGTTTTGGCATTCACATCCGCGCCCTGCGCGAGCAGTACCCGGACGACCTCGCAATGGCCTTCCTGAGACGCCCATATCAAGGCTGTTGCGCCATTATCCTGTCTGGCGTTTACATCCACGCCCTGCGCGAGCAGTACCCGGACGACATCGAGATGGCCTGCCAGAGACGCTCTCATCAAGGCCGTCCAGCCCTCGTTCGATTTGACGTGTACCCAGGCGCCCTGCGCAATCAGCGCCTCTACGACCCCGACATGGCCTCTCAGAGACGCTCTCATCAAGGCCGTCCAGCCATACTCATCTCTGGCGTTCACATTCGCGCCCTTGGCGATCAGCGCGTGCACAGCTTCCGGGCGGCCTTCCTCGCATGCTCTCATCAAGGCCGTTTTGCCGTGCTTGTCTGCGGCGTTCACATCATCGCTCATGATCGCCCCTCCTTCGCGCCCTGCGCAATCAGCGCCTGTACGACTTCGCCATAGCCTTCCTGAGACGCTCTCATAACCCTGGTCTTCCATCCCTCCCCAGAAGGCGTCAGTCGCATTGAAGAGAGCAGGCATGACGTTTCTCGGTATTGACAAGTCAACAGCAACCGGCCCCGGAGCGGAGAAGGCAGCGAATTATCGGAAACCATTGGCGTCCCCAACGGGATTCGAACCCGTGTTTCGGCCTTGAAAGAGCGTTTCAAGGCATTATAGCAGGAGTAAGAAGGAATGACAAGACGTGAGTTTTAGACAGTAATCTCAAGAGGTTATGCAAGATCGCAATGTGAGTGCCAGTGACAAGGAGAAAGCGCAAACGACACCCGTGATAGTCACTATTTGGACACCAGTCTTTTGACTAATACTCAGTCTTCTGACTAACGGAGTCGGAAGCATTCCTATCACCCGATTGAAGGGGGGTCGTCTTGCCGATTACACGAAGCAGGAGGTCAAGCTTCCTCTCAATCCGCTGAAGCATCACTCGTATCGGTTCATCCTCTGCCATCGGTCGCCTCAGTCCCGCCCATTGTCGGGTAGGCGGATAATGGTTTCCGCGCCCTCGGGGGGTGCGCCAAACACCCAACGCAAGGGTTGCCCACAGTCGGCACACACCGGAGAATCTCGCTCAGGCTGGCCAGCTTCCGGGGCCGGTTCGCTGCATACGTGAACATGATAAAACACCATGCTTGCAAGGTCCGGGTTCTTCCCGTGTTCCGTCTTCTCAAGTCGCTCAAGCCGTTTCTCAAAGTTGCTCATAACGCATCCTCCGTTAGGCTATTCGCTGCTTGGATTCTAGCGCCTGTAACCGTCCCTCAAAGTCAGCCAGCTCGGACGCCTTCAAATACGCGCCTGCCATTGTCGCCAAAGCATGGGCCGCTTTGAGCTTGATAGACGGGTCCTTATCCTCGATCAGCGTTTCGATCTGCGTCAGTGCATACCACAATCGACGCCGCAATGCCGCCAGATCGCCCGGTTTAGGGCGTCGTTTGCGCGTTGAAAGCCTTATCACGTCTACCATTTAGCCTTTACCCCCCATCTACAGCCTGCCTTGCGCCACGGTCGTCAACGCCTTCCTCTCAGATGCAGTTCGTCTTTCCCACAAAAAGGACACGTGCCTTTCTCCTGATACCAGCGCCTCGCCGATGCCTCCAGGGTCCGCCATGCTGCCTCTGCTCCGACTTGTTTTTCAATCAGGTCGATCTCTCGATGAAGCGCCTTGAAGGTCTCCAGGGGGTCGGTCTCGGGTAACGTCCAGTAGGTCCGGTACAGGTCGGCCAGCGCATCGCACGCGTGAAGCAGCGCCATCACCTCCGTCTTGTGCGTACTCAATCTCGCCTTCAGTTCTGACGGGACCTGGGGCCTCCCAGTCGCTTGCAGCCTGCCATCCGGAAGAGGGGTCAGGGTGACGCCAGCCGTTCGCGCCTCTTGAATTAGCTCCGCCGCCATCATAGGACACACACCTCCTCGCCCGCTAAGATGGTCATCTCATGCCTTAGATGGTCATCATTTTGAATGACCACCTTAGACGCCTTTTGGCCATCTAAGGACCAGAACCACTTCCCGCCTTCGCCAAACGTGTCACGTTTCGAGGTTGCTCCTGCATAA contains the following coding sequences:
- a CDS encoding phosphatase PAP2 family protein, translating into MSVLPWLERLREWDETGFHLINGSLRNRFLDLLMPFVSNKWNFALPAAALLGYVLLFRPKRDRIIAVSAIALILLTDETSQLLKDLFQRIRPCGVLNATACLRVRSFSFPSNHAANMFALATFLSYNYSRSGFVWFLAAALVGYSRIYVGSHYPLDVLGGALWGVLIGMLGAAAVRHLLRIAGVQYASSSGDKKNQSACEPETFQ
- a CDS encoding flippase-like domain-containing protein, whose amino-acid sequence is MSFVNRSAAKAWRLGLKLIVSAALLALLLSRTDLQALGTLFRSLRVPIFFGSILLYLLAQLLSTVRWRCLLQAEKIHLPFWRLILLYLEGMFFNLMLPTAIGGDLVRGYQISRLTERREASVASILVERLSGFAALAIIACIAIIPAYAYVSDPLIVWLTAGSAAGMIALIASLLSDRLQALFFRLLLGVGLGRFHDQVHRLYEAVQQYWTHRPALLLALGLSLVLQSLVITIFYLISQALNLSVPLRYFFLFIPLISVISMLPISVGGLGLREGSAVYLFTRVGLDSAGALSLSLLWFAVTVLCSGLGGIVFLVGHSQHQMDP
- a CDS encoding glycosyltransferase family 2 protein gives rise to the protein MRTPWLSIVIPFCNEEENVWPLHGEIVEALGGLGQPYEVVAVDDGSTDRTLATLEAIVKDDPRWRVVVLRRNFGQTAALSAGFDHAKGDVIVTLDGDLQNDPADIPRLLELIQDYDVVSGWRAERKDPFLSRRIPSMLANWLISVTTGVKLHDYGCTLKAYRRVVVDNLRLYGELHRFIPAIASWMGVAIAEVKTNHRPRRFGRSKYSILRTVRVLLDLIAVKFLLRFSTSPIQIFGGLGLTVGVCGGGLLLYLAGLKLLAGQPIGGRPLLLLAVLLLILGVQLVGMGLLGEMVARVYHETQRKPIYMVQRTIHGVKTGGDLSELRQ
- a CDS encoding glycosyltransferase family 39 protein, producing MDWAYSASCRQASLLFLFFLIFVTAFHLWFINSGRFNLAPDEAHYWTWSKQLNWSYYSKGPMVAYLIALSTQLGGDSEFFIRLPAVLLSTGTVLLTFLLAVRLCRSTWAGLEAVLLLAAMPLAEAGSILMTIDAPLVFFWSLTLLLIHRALSADGNGWWLLAGIGLGLGLLSKYTMAAIVPQTFLYLALSRDHRFWMRRSGPYLALGVGLLLFTPVIYWNATHDLVSFRHLLEQLGAGKERVIPAKTLGEFVASQVGVVTPVLFVVLMIGLWEVGRTGLNRRSDDTSLFLFCASVPLLIVCVITSLWTKVQANWAAPAFVAAVIAVAKWRSGSSAHGVSTWRWTRGRTLFACALVSGFLVSTIGHFPHALASVGLPLPHKLDLTRRLRGWAELGTQVSAVYQEMSRSRPTFVFSDRYQVASEVMFYVPAHPNTYNIQLGRRMNQFDIWGGTDEVRGWDAIFVTDRPDPPDAVLRSFDTVKPERLTHLSKVGQSRTLSSWSIFRCYGFRGFPPAQQLGY
- the selD gene encoding selenide, water dikinase SelD, with the protein product MMSAQQIRLTSLSHGAGUACKISPADLAQVLGQLPKYSDPRILVGAETSDDAAVYQLDSGRAIVQTVDYITPVVDDPYSCGLIAAANSLSDIYAMGAIPLFALNIIGFPVGSLPLSILGDILRGGADKAREAGAPIIGGHSIDDPEPKYGLVVTGLIDPAKIFKNSTAFIGDDLVLTKPLGIGIVTTAIKRGKASEPTINAAVALMAALNKDASEAMVAVGAHACTDVTGFGLLGHLHEMTAGSEVGARVSLSKVPILPEAWDLIQEGICPGGTKRNYESLQGAIVWNPGIRNEAQLILCDAQTSGGLLIAVPKDRTTALIQRLREHKTPAATLIGEIVEDPNGRIWVTP
- a CDS encoding M23 family metallopeptidase, coding for MAKKFYTVLVLPDASSQIRRFHITKPLFSALTVTAGLIGVAFVFLIYQTVSHTGHLLELRQLRTVSSEQATLLQKFERLDNQMVQLREFDLRLRTAAGLDVKNAESSMVGVGGADTLSSRALMVAALAHQTSPGGSSTKIGVDNLGGELDRLSREMNDRNKSFQGLIQALEAKRSLLASTPTIWPVKGWLTAGFGQRRSPFTGQRQMHEGVDISNSVGTPVIAPADGIVTYTGPLGGFGNVVSVSHGNKISTFYAHLQQQKVSQGQQVRRGDVIGLVGATGRVTGPHLHYEIQVNDVPVDPTKYVIDPETVKYLGSGESAE
- the purE gene encoding 5-(carboxyamino)imidazole ribonucleotide mutase, with translation MATQPIVGIVMGSDSDLAVMELTAKALERFGIPFELKISSAHRSLHATLDYVRQAETRGIRVIIAGAGAAAHLAGVIAGQTTLPVIGVPLASSSLKGLDALLSVVQMPGGVPVATMAIGEAGAKNAGVLAARILALSDEALRHKLESFKEALASEVEEKDRALQKRRS